The following proteins are co-located in the Lacticaseibacillus paracasei subsp. paracasei genome:
- a CDS encoding peptidylprolyl isomerase PrsA codes for MKKKMRLKVLLASTATALLLLSGCQSNQADQKVATYSGGKVTESNFYKELKQSPTTKTMLANMLIYRALNHAYGKSVSTKTVNDAYDSYKQQYGENFDAFLSQNGFSRSSFKESLRTNFLSEVALKKLKKVSESQLKAVWKTYQPKVTVQHILTSDEDTAKQVISDLAAGKDFATLAKTDSIDTATKDNGGKISFESNNKTLDATFKDAAYKLKNGDYTQTPVKVTNGYEVIKMINHPAKGTFTSSKKALTASVYAKWSRDSSIMQRVISQVLKNQHVTIKDKDLADALDSYKKPATTN; via the coding sequence ATGAAGAAAAAAATGCGCCTTAAAGTATTATTGGCAAGTACCGCAACTGCTTTACTGCTGCTAAGCGGTTGTCAGTCAAATCAGGCCGACCAAAAAGTTGCGACCTATTCAGGCGGCAAGGTGACTGAAAGTAACTTCTACAAGGAACTCAAACAGTCACCAACGACAAAGACCATGCTTGCTAACATGCTCATTTATCGTGCATTGAATCATGCCTATGGAAAATCGGTTAGCACTAAAACAGTTAATGACGCCTATGATAGCTACAAACAACAATACGGCGAAAATTTCGATGCTTTCTTAAGTCAAAACGGTTTCAGTCGCAGTAGCTTCAAGGAAAGCCTACGAACCAACTTTTTAAGTGAAGTTGCACTGAAAAAGTTAAAAAAGGTTTCTGAAAGCCAGCTCAAGGCCGTTTGGAAGACCTATCAGCCCAAAGTGACTGTCCAACATATTCTAACTAGCGACGAGGACACTGCTAAGCAAGTTATCAGTGATTTAGCAGCTGGCAAGGATTTTGCCACGCTTGCGAAAACTGATTCCATTGATACTGCGACTAAAGATAACGGCGGGAAGATTAGTTTTGAATCAAACAATAAAACGCTCGACGCCACATTTAAGGATGCTGCCTACAAATTAAAAAATGGTGACTACACGCAGACACCAGTCAAAGTGACAAACGGGTATGAAGTTATTAAAATGATTAACCATCCCGCCAAAGGCACCTTTACTAGCAGTAAAAAGGCGCTAACTGCCAGCGTTTACGCTAAATGGTCTCGCGATTCAAGCATCATGCAACGCGTTATCAGTCAGGTATTGAAGAACCAGCATGTGACGATTAAAGACAAAGATCTTGCGGATGCGCTAGATAGTTATAAGAAGCCTGCGACAACGAATTAA
- the prtP gene encoding PII-type proteinase, translating into MQRKKKGLSILLAGTVALGALAVLPVGEIQAKAAISQQTKVSSLANTVKAATAKQAATDTTAATTNQAIATQLAAKGIDYNKLNKVQQQDTYVDVIVQMSAAPASENGTLRTDYSSTAEIQQETNKVIAAQASVKAAVEQVTQQTAGESYGYVVNGFSTKVRVVDIPKLKQIAGVKTVTLAKVYYPTDAKANSMANVQAVWSNYKYKGEGTVVSVIDTGIDPTHKDMRLSDDKDVKLTKYDVEKFTDTAKHGRYFTSKVPYGFNYADNNDTITDDTVDEQHGMHVAGIIGANGTGDDPTKSVVGVAPEAQLLAMKVFTNSDTSATTGSATLVSAIEDSAKIGADVLNMSLGSDSGNQTLEDPEIAAVQNANESGTAAVISAGNSGTSGSATQGVNKDYYGLQDNEMVGTPGTSRGATTVASAENTDVISQAVTITDGKDLQLGPETIQLSSNDFTGSFDQKKFYVVKDASGDLSKGAAADYTADAKGKIAIVKRGELNFADKQKYAQAAGAAGLIIVNNDGTATPLTSIRLTTTFPTFGLSSKTGQKLVDWVTAHPDDSLGVKIALTLLPNQKYTEDKMSDFTSYGPVSNLSFKPDITAPGGNIWSTQNNNGYTNMSGTSMASPFIAGSQALLKQALNNKNNPFYADYKQLKGTALTDFLKTVEMNTAQPINDINYNNVIVSPRRQGAGLVDVKAAIDALEKNPSTVVAENGYPAVELKDFTSTDKTFKLTFTNRTTHELTYQMDSNTDTNAVYTSATDPNSGVLYDKKIDGAAIKAGSDITVPAGKTAQIEFTLSLPKSFDQQQFVEGFLNFKGSDGSRLNLPYMGFFGDWNDGKIVDSLNGITYSPAGGNYGTVPLLTNKNTGHQYYGGMVTDADGKQTVDDQAIAFSSDKNALYNDISMQYYLLRNISNVQVDILDGQGNKVTTLSSSTNQTKTYYDAHSQKYIYYNAPAWDGTYYDQRDGNIKTADDGSYTYRISGVPEGGDKRQVFDVPFKLDSKAPTVRHVALSAKTENGKTQYYLTAEAKDDLSGLDATKSVKTAINEVTNLDATFTDAGTTADGYTKIETPLSDEQAQALGNGDNSAELYLTDNASNATNQDASVQKPGSTSFDLIVNGGGIPDKISSTTTGYEANTQGGGTYTFSGTYPAAVDGTYTDAQGKKHDLNTTYDAATNSFTASMAVTNADYAAQVDLYADKAHTQLLKHFDTKVRLTAPTFTDLKFNNGSDQTSEATIKVTGTVSSDTKTVNVGDTVAALDAQHHFSVDVPVNYGDNTIKVTATDEDGNTTTEQKTITSSYDPDVLKNAVTFDQGVKFGANEFNATSAKFYDPKTGIATITGKVKHPTTTLQVDGKQISIKNDLTFSFTLDLGTLGQKPFGVVVGDTTQNKTFQEALTFILDAVAPTLSLDSSTDAPVYTNDPNFQITGTATDNAQYLSLAINGSHVASQYADININSGKPGHMAIDQPVKLLEGKNVLTVAVTDSENNTTTKKITVYYEPKKTLAAPTVTPSTTEPAKTVTLTANAAATGETVQYSADGGKTYQDVPAAGVTVTANGTFKFKSTDLYGNESPAVDYVVTNIKADDPAQLQTAKQALTNLIASAKTLSASGKYDDATTTALAAATQKAQTALDQTDASVDSLTGANRDLQTAINQLAAKLPADKKTSLLNQLQSVKAALGTDLGNQTDPSTGKTFTAALDDLVAQAQAGTQTADQLQASLAKVLDAVLAKLAEGIKAATPAEVGNAKDAATGKTWYADIADTLTSGQASADASDKLAHLQALQSLKTKVAAAVEAAKTAGKGDDTTGTSDKGGGQGTPAPAPGDTGKDKGDEGSQPSSGGNIPTKPATTTSTSTDDTTDRNGQHTSGKGALPKTAETTERPAFGFLGVIVVSLMGVLGLKRKQREE; encoded by the coding sequence ATGCAAAGGAAAAAGAAAGGGCTATCGATCTTGTTAGCCGGTACAGTCGCTTTAGGGGCGCTGGCTGTCTTGCCAGTCGGCGAAATCCAAGCAAAGGCGGCTATCTCGCAGCAAACTAAGGTATCATCACTCGCAAATACGGTTAAGGCCGCGACTGCTAAGCAAGCGGCCACTGACACAACCGCAGCGACAACGAATCAAGCGATTGCCACACAGTTGGCGGCTAAAGGTATTGATTACAATAAGCTGAATAAAGTTCAGCAGCAAGATACTTATGTTGACGTCATTGTTCAAATGAGCGCAGCGCCTGCCTCTGAAAACGGCACTTTAAGAACTGATTACTCCAGCACGGCGGAGATTCAGCAGGAGACCAATAAAGTGATCGCGGCTCAGGCAAGCGTTAAGGCAGCTGTTGAACAAGTCACCCAACAAACTGCCGGTGAAAGTTATGGCTATGTCGTTAACGGCTTTTCAACTAAAGTTAGGGTTGTTGATATCCCTAAACTGAAACAAATTGCCGGAGTTAAAACAGTCACATTGGCGAAAGTTTACTATCCGACTGATGCTAAGGCTAACTCGATGGCGAATGTGCAGGCCGTATGGTCCAATTACAAATATAAAGGTGAAGGCACAGTTGTCTCGGTTATTGACACTGGCATTGATCCAACACATAAAGACATGCGGCTAAGCGATGATAAAGACGTCAAACTAACCAAATATGATGTTGAAAAATTCACTGATACCGCCAAGCATGGCCGCTATTTTACTTCAAAAGTGCCATATGGGTTTAATTACGCTGATAATAACGACACGATTACAGATGATACGGTTGACGAACAACACGGCATGCATGTTGCTGGGATCATCGGTGCTAACGGGACAGGTGACGATCCAACCAAGTCTGTTGTCGGAGTTGCGCCAGAAGCACAGCTACTGGCAATGAAAGTTTTCACCAACTCTGACACTTCTGCAACAACCGGGTCAGCTACCTTGGTTTCTGCCATTGAAGACTCGGCAAAAATCGGTGCCGATGTCCTCAACATGTCCTTAGGATCTGATTCAGGCAACCAAACCTTGGAGGATCCAGAAATTGCTGCGGTGCAAAATGCTAACGAATCAGGAACAGCCGCCGTCATTTCTGCTGGGAACTCAGGAACATCCGGTTCAGCAACTCAAGGCGTCAACAAAGATTATTACGGTTTGCAAGACAATGAAATGGTGGGAACGCCAGGGACATCACGAGGAGCGACCACAGTTGCTTCCGCTGAGAACACGGATGTCATCAGTCAGGCAGTGACCATTACAGATGGTAAAGACTTACAGCTTGGACCGGAAACCATTCAGCTTTCAAGCAACGATTTCACTGGTAGCTTTGACCAAAAGAAGTTTTATGTTGTCAAAGATGCTAGTGGCGACCTCAGCAAAGGGGCAGCAGCCGACTATACTGCTGACGCTAAAGGCAAAATTGCCATCGTTAAACGTGGTGAACTTAATTTTGCTGACAAACAAAAATACGCCCAAGCCGCTGGTGCTGCTGGCTTGATCATTGTCAACAACGATGGCACAGCAACACCGTTGACTTCTATTAGGTTAACCACCACCTTCCCAACATTTGGGCTCTCCAGTAAAACCGGTCAAAAGCTGGTTGACTGGGTCACAGCACACCCGGATGATAGTCTCGGTGTCAAGATTGCCCTGACGCTGTTACCAAATCAGAAATATACTGAAGACAAGATGTCTGACTTCACATCCTATGGGCCAGTTTCCAATCTTTCCTTCAAACCAGATATTACCGCACCAGGCGGCAACATCTGGTCAACGCAAAACAACAATGGCTACACAAATATGTCTGGTACGTCAATGGCCTCGCCATTTATTGCCGGTTCACAAGCATTGTTGAAACAAGCGTTGAATAACAAAAACAACCCATTTTATGCTGACTACAAACAACTTAAAGGGACAGCGCTCACCGATTTTCTTAAGACAGTTGAGATGAATACTGCCCAGCCAATCAACGATATTAACTACAACAATGTTATCGTATCGCCGCGGCGGCAAGGTGCCGGTCTGGTTGATGTGAAGGCAGCCATTGATGCATTAGAAAAGAATCCGTCAACGGTTGTCGCCGAAAACGGCTACCCGGCAGTTGAATTGAAAGACTTCACGAGTACGGACAAGACCTTTAAACTGACCTTCACGAACCGCACGACCCATGAACTAACCTATCAAATGGACAGTAATACGGATACTAATGCCGTTTATACATCAGCGACTGACCCTAATTCTGGGGTTTTGTATGACAAGAAGATTGATGGGGCAGCCATTAAAGCCGGCAGTGACATAACTGTGCCTGCTGGGAAAACGGCGCAGATTGAATTCACACTATCTTTGCCGAAGTCTTTTGACCAACAGCAATTTGTTGAAGGTTTTCTGAACTTTAAGGGTAGCGATGGTTCGCGCTTGAACTTGCCATACATGGGCTTTTTTGGTGACTGGAATGACGGTAAGATTGTCGATAGTCTCAATGGGATCACTTATAGTCCTGCTGGTGGTAATTATGGCACCGTGCCACTATTGACGAACAAAAATACAGGCCATCAATATTATGGCGGCATGGTCACAGACGCTGATGGCAAACAGACAGTTGACGATCAGGCGATTGCTTTTTCGAGTGACAAGAATGCCTTATATAATGACATCAGCATGCAGTATTATCTATTGCGCAATATCAGCAACGTCCAAGTTGATATTCTTGATGGTCAGGGCAATAAAGTTACGACTCTCAGCAGTTCCACCAATCAGACGAAGACCTATTATGATGCTCATTCGCAGAAGTACATCTACTACAATGCTCCAGCGTGGGATGGCACCTATTATGATCAACGTGATGGCAACATCAAGACGGCTGATGATGGCAGTTATACTTATCGTATTTCCGGTGTACCGGAAGGCGGCGACAAACGTCAAGTGTTTGATGTGCCTTTCAAGCTCGACTCTAAGGCGCCGACAGTTCGTCATGTCGCTTTGTCAGCCAAAACGGAAAATGGGAAAACCCAGTATTATTTGACAGCTGAAGCCAAGGATGATTTGAGTGGTCTTGATGCCACCAAGAGCGTTAAAACTGCAATTAATGAAGTGACGAATCTTGATGCTACCTTTACCGATGCTGGGACAACGGCTGATGGGTACACCAAAATTGAAACGCCATTATCTGATGAACAGGCCCAAGCACTTGGCAATGGCGACAATTCGGCTGAGCTGTACTTGACTGATAATGCATCCAATGCCACTAATCAAGATGCCAGCGTTCAGAAGCCGGGGTCTACATCGTTTGATTTAATTGTGAACGGCGGCGGTATCCCAGACAAGATCTCAAGTACCACAACTGGCTACGAAGCCAATACTCAAGGTGGCGGGACGTATACGTTTAGTGGAACGTATCCAGCAGCGGTTGACGGTACTTACACTGATGCACAAGGAAAGAAACATGATTTGAACACAACCTATGATGCTGCGACTAACAGTTTCACTGCCTCAATGGCGGTCACGAATGCTGATTACGCCGCGCAAGTGGATCTATATGCCGATAAGGCGCACACCCAGTTGCTTAAACATTTTGACACCAAAGTTCGGCTGACGGCGCCAACCTTTACTGATTTGAAATTCAACAATGGCTCGGATCAGACCTCCGAAGCGACCATCAAGGTTACAGGGACGGTTAGTTCTGACACCAAGACAGTTAATGTTGGCGACACCGTAGCAGCACTTGATGCACAACATCACTTTAGTGTTGATGTACCGGTTAATTATGGTGACAATACCATCAAGGTGACCGCCACCGACGAAGACGGCAACACCACGACGGAGCAAAAGACGATTACCTCGTCTTATGATCCTGATGTGTTGAAGAATGCTGTGACGTTCGATCAAGGTGTGAAATTTGGTGCCAATGAATTCAATGCCACCTCGGCTAAGTTCTATGACCCTAAGACCGGGATTGCGACGATTACTGGTAAGGTCAAGCACCCAACGACAACGTTGCAGGTTGATGGTAAGCAAATTTCAATCAAGAATGATCTGACTTTCAGTTTCACTTTAGATTTAGGTACTCTTGGACAAAAACCGTTTGGGGTTGTTGTGGGTGACACCACTCAAAACAAGACCTTCCAAGAAGCGTTGACCTTCATTTTGGATGCAGTGGCGCCAACATTGTCATTGGACAGCTCGACAGATGCACCGGTTTATACCAACGATCCGAACTTCCAGATTACCGGAACGGCCACTGACAATGCACAATATCTGAGTCTGGCAATTAACGGCAGTCATGTCGCCAGCCAATACGCAGACATCAACATCAATAGCGGCAAACCGGGTCATATGGCTATTGATCAGCCCGTTAAATTGCTCGAAGGCAAAAACGTGCTGACTGTTGCTGTTACAGATAGCGAAAACAACACCACGACCAAGAAGATCACAGTTTACTACGAACCAAAGAAAACACTGGCAGCACCAACTGTGACGCCAAGCACTACTGAACCAGCCAAAACGGTGACTCTGACGGCAAACGCTGCCGCAACGGGTGAAACTGTTCAGTATAGTGCTGATGGTGGCAAGACATATCAGGATGTTCCGGCAGCCGGTGTCACGGTCACGGCAAATGGCACCTTCAAGTTTAAGTCGACTGATTTATACGGTAATGAATCACCGGCCGTCGACTATGTTGTGACCAATATCAAGGCTGATGATCCTGCACAATTGCAGACAGCTAAGCAGGCACTGACTAATCTGATTGCTTCCGCCAAAACGCTAAGTGCCAGCGGTAAGTATGATGATGCCACAACGACTGCTTTAGCAGCGGCAACGCAGAAGGCACAAACGGCGCTTGATCAGACGGACGCCTCAGTTGATTCACTTACTGGTGCCAATCGAGATCTGCAAACTGCGATCAATCAATTAGCTGCCAAATTACCTGCAGATAAGAAGACTTCGCTGCTTAACCAGTTGCAATCTGTGAAGGCTGCGCTGGGAACGGACTTGGGCAATCAAACTGATCCAAGCACTGGCAAAACATTTACGGCAGCGTTAGACGACCTAGTGGCACAAGCTCAAGCAGGTACGCAAACGGCCGACCAGCTTCAAGCGAGTCTTGCCAAGGTACTTGATGCAGTATTAGCAAAACTTGCGGAGGGTATTAAAGCGGCAACACCGGCTGAGGTTGGCAATGCTAAAGATGCTGCAACTGGCAAAACTTGGTATGCCGACATTGCTGACACATTGACGTCTGGTCAAGCCAGTGCTGATGCGTCTGACAAGCTTGCACATTTACAAGCTTTGCAAAGTCTGAAAACGAAGGTGGCAGCTGCCGTTGAAGCGGCCAAGACAGCTGGTAAAGGCGACGATACAACCGGTACTAGCGACAAAGGCGGCGGTCAAGGTACCCCGGCGCCCGCTCCAGGCGACACAGGTAAGGACAAAGGCGATGAGGGCAGCCAGCCTAGTTCTGGCGGTAATATCCCAACAAAGCCAGCCACAACGACGTCAACGAGCACGGATGATACGACTGATCGTAATGGTCAACATACATCCGGTAAGGGGGCATTACCCAAGACAGCAGAGACAACTGAGCGGCCAGCGTTTGGCTTCTTGGGTGTCATTGTGGTCAGTCTGATGGGGGTATTAGGATTGAAACGGAAACAACGTGAAGAATAG
- the rplJ gene encoding 50S ribosomal protein L10: MSEQAIAKKAEIVKSISEQFKSATSAVVVDYLGLTVEQVTALRKELREAGVKMEVLKNTYLRRAADANGYEALDDVFKGPTAVAFSNNDPVAPARIMAKYADQFDALKIKGGIIENKVASLDTIMEMSKMPDREGLLSQLASVLQAPVRDFALVVKAVAEAKDEEPAA, encoded by the coding sequence ATGAGTGAACAAGCTATCGCAAAAAAAGCTGAAATCGTTAAAAGCATTTCTGAACAATTCAAGAGTGCTACCAGTGCTGTCGTTGTCGACTATCTGGGCTTAACGGTTGAACAAGTAACCGCACTGCGTAAGGAATTGCGTGAGGCCGGTGTTAAGATGGAAGTCCTGAAGAACACTTACCTGCGTCGTGCCGCTGACGCTAACGGTTATGAAGCATTGGACGATGTTTTCAAGGGTCCTACAGCCGTTGCCTTCTCCAATAACGATCCTGTTGCCCCAGCTCGCATCATGGCCAAGTATGCTGACCAATTTGATGCTTTGAAGATTAAGGGCGGCATCATCGAAAACAAGGTTGCTTCTTTGGATACCATTATGGAAATGTCCAAAATGCCAGATCGCGAAGGTCTGTTGTCGCAACTTGCTTCTGTTCTGCAGGCACCTGTCCGCGATTTTGCATTGGTTGTCAAGGCCGTTGCAGAAGCCAAAGACGAAGAACCTGCTGCATAA
- a CDS encoding LacI family DNA-binding transcriptional regulator, with protein MANIHDIARLSGFSTATVSRVINQQHYVAPSTRAAIQAVIDQLDYVPSTMAQNLSAGKTRTIGVILPHTDHPYFEQLVTGILNAAMAGNYHAVILPSRYDQSLEQDYLEDLRRHAYDGLIFTSHGLGLRTIAKYQKYGPIVVCENPGKIKLAAAYADRTPAYQEAFQWMGNQGYSKIALLLSRPYAQSATSKLTINSYVDVFGKRPANEMIVYHMRTFEDGYQAGARLVNEHPEFILGNGDDITAGLRQYFVDHHLPIPSLMGQENQLSSRLLQMSTIDHHVTAIGAAALKLALRDDIAQTVIQSDLILR; from the coding sequence ATGGCGAATATTCATGACATTGCTCGACTATCCGGTTTCTCAACGGCAACGGTTTCGCGCGTCATCAATCAGCAACATTATGTAGCGCCTTCAACCCGCGCAGCGATTCAAGCAGTGATCGATCAACTTGATTACGTACCAAGCACAATGGCACAAAACCTTAGCGCAGGCAAAACGCGGACAATCGGGGTCATCTTGCCGCACACCGATCATCCCTATTTTGAACAGCTTGTGACCGGCATTTTGAATGCAGCAATGGCCGGCAATTATCATGCGGTGATCCTGCCATCTCGCTATGATCAGTCACTCGAACAAGACTATTTAGAAGACTTACGCCGTCATGCATATGATGGCTTGATCTTCACGTCTCATGGTCTTGGCCTGCGCACAATTGCTAAGTATCAAAAATATGGCCCTATTGTGGTTTGCGAAAATCCGGGAAAAATCAAACTCGCCGCCGCTTACGCCGACCGAACACCTGCTTATCAAGAGGCATTCCAGTGGATGGGTAACCAAGGCTACAGCAAAATCGCCTTGCTGCTAAGTCGGCCCTATGCCCAAAGTGCGACTAGTAAACTTACCATTAACAGCTATGTGGATGTGTTCGGTAAACGTCCTGCTAACGAAATGATTGTCTATCACATGCGAACCTTCGAAGATGGCTATCAAGCTGGTGCGCGGTTAGTCAATGAGCATCCAGAATTTATCCTCGGCAATGGGGACGATATCACGGCCGGTCTTCGCCAGTACTTCGTCGACCATCACCTGCCCATCCCTTCTTTAATGGGTCAAGAGAATCAGCTCTCCAGTCGATTACTGCAAATGAGTACGATCGATCATCATGTTACAGCCATCGGTGCAGCAGCGTTAAAACTGGCCTTGCGCGATGACATTGCTCAGACGGTGATTCAATCCGATTTGATTTTACGGTAA
- a CDS encoding DUF3278 domain-containing protein — protein sequence MKKITEWYYGISLKDRFKQRTYDAIMGRNMLTAELMLLIATIIAIFIDANSLKMISAGTWILLIVTIMINLMNEITLRHYRLHVIEADTPEEYRRYEWLAVVRGVLSAVLMGVFIFAFEMAYEAAMDMNPLPQYYFANHLWIGFIFPIVYGASRYAYSLTRLHGTWQAKKDA from the coding sequence ATGAAGAAAATCACAGAATGGTATTATGGCATTTCACTCAAAGATCGATTTAAACAACGCACCTATGACGCTATCATGGGGCGCAATATGCTGACCGCTGAATTGATGTTGCTGATTGCAACGATAATCGCTATTTTTATTGACGCTAATAGTCTTAAAATGATTAGTGCCGGGACATGGATTTTGTTAATTGTGACGATCATGATTAACCTGATGAATGAAATCACGCTGCGGCATTATCGACTGCATGTGATTGAAGCAGATACGCCGGAGGAATATCGCCGGTATGAATGGCTGGCGGTGGTGCGTGGTGTGCTCTCAGCGGTGTTAATGGGCGTGTTTATTTTTGCTTTTGAGATGGCTTACGAAGCGGCCATGGATATGAATCCATTACCGCAATATTATTTTGCCAATCATTTGTGGATCGGATTCATTTTCCCAATCGTCTACGGTGCCAGTCGTTATGCTTATTCGTTAACCCGACTGCATGGCACATGGCAAGCCAAGAAGGATGCGTGA
- the rplL gene encoding 50S ribosomal protein L7/L12 yields MALDVDGIIAQLKDASILELNDLVKSIEDEFGVKAAAPVAAGAAAGADAAAAKDTYDVELTEAGQEKVKVIKAVREITGLGLKDAKGMVDAAPKVIKEGLSEDDANKLKEQLEGVGATVTLK; encoded by the coding sequence ATGGCTTTAGATGTAGATGGCATCATTGCACAACTTAAAGATGCTTCCATTTTGGAACTGAACGACTTAGTTAAGTCGATCGAAGATGAATTCGGTGTTAAGGCAGCTGCCCCTGTTGCTGCTGGCGCCGCTGCTGGTGCAGACGCTGCAGCTGCTAAGGATACCTACGACGTTGAATTGACCGAAGCTGGCCAAGAAAAAGTTAAGGTTATCAAGGCTGTTCGTGAAATCACTGGTCTTGGCTTGAAGGATGCTAAGGGTATGGTTGACGCCGCACCTAAGGTTATCAAGGAAGGCCTTTCCGAAGACGACGCTAACAAGCTTAAGGAACAACTTGAAGGCGTTGGCGCAACGGTTACCCTCAAATAA
- a CDS encoding MFS transporter, with protein sequence MPSKLKSLEPWQQNLAVLWLGTFIAGMGFSEVSPFISLYVDQLGDFTKGQLSIYSGITFGVTFMVVAIVSPLWGRLADRRGRKLMLLRSSFGMAIIIGACGFVHNVYALIALRFLQGLAAGYIPNASALIATETPKAKSGTAIGILTTGYVSGNLIGPILGGFLAQTFSIRLTFIITGVLLLIVFVLSLTMVHEHYTPDPRLLNKEKRPSLLSQVNNPKAIMVLLVSTAVIQLGNMSIYPIISLYVKELMHNVGPITVVAGVIAALPGISNLIAAPRLGQLGDRIGSGKILVSGLIFAVIMYIPQGIVGSIWALGFLRLMIGVSDGALFPTIQTLLSKLTPVSYTGTVFSWNQSAQAFGSMAGSLAGGFISNIFNYNGVFIFTALCLALNLVMVLVFIPHIWSSRPKQQA encoded by the coding sequence TTGCCAAGTAAACTTAAAAGCCTCGAGCCATGGCAGCAAAATCTGGCTGTGTTATGGCTCGGAACCTTCATTGCCGGCATGGGCTTCAGTGAAGTTTCGCCATTTATTTCATTATATGTTGATCAACTTGGCGATTTTACCAAGGGGCAACTGAGTATTTACTCAGGGATCACGTTTGGGGTCACCTTCATGGTCGTTGCGATCGTGAGTCCGCTCTGGGGCCGACTCGCTGATCGCCGCGGTCGAAAATTGATGTTGCTGCGTTCCAGTTTCGGAATGGCCATCATCATCGGAGCGTGTGGCTTTGTCCACAATGTCTACGCCTTAATTGCCTTACGTTTTCTGCAAGGGCTGGCAGCAGGTTACATTCCAAACGCCAGCGCCTTGATTGCAACCGAAACACCAAAGGCAAAAAGCGGCACTGCGATTGGGATTCTCACAACCGGCTACGTTTCCGGTAACTTGATCGGCCCAATTCTCGGCGGCTTTCTTGCCCAGACCTTTTCAATCCGGCTGACTTTCATCATCACCGGCGTTTTGCTGCTGATTGTGTTTGTCTTGAGCCTAACGATGGTCCATGAGCATTACACACCGGATCCACGCTTGCTCAACAAGGAAAAACGCCCGAGTTTATTGTCTCAAGTCAATAATCCAAAAGCTATCATGGTGCTATTAGTCTCCACCGCGGTGATTCAGCTAGGTAATATGTCCATTTATCCAATTATCAGTCTTTATGTCAAAGAGTTGATGCACAATGTTGGTCCAATCACCGTTGTTGCAGGCGTCATTGCAGCTTTGCCAGGGATTTCCAACCTCATCGCGGCACCGCGCCTAGGTCAGCTTGGTGATCGCATCGGCTCAGGCAAGATTCTGGTCAGTGGCTTGATTTTCGCGGTTATTATGTATATTCCTCAAGGCATTGTCGGCAGCATTTGGGCGCTCGGTTTCCTGCGTCTCATGATCGGCGTTTCGGATGGCGCGCTGTTTCCAACAATTCAAACGCTTCTGTCTAAGTTGACACCGGTGAGCTATACCGGCACCGTCTTCAGTTGGAATCAAAGTGCCCAAGCCTTTGGTTCCATGGCTGGCTCGCTAGCTGGCGGCTTCATCTCAAATATTTTTAATTATAATGGTGTTTTTATTTTCACAGCCCTCTGTTTAGCGCTTAACCTAGTGATGGTGCTCGTCTTTATTCCACACATCTGGTCAAGCCGACCAAAACAACAAGCATAA